One bacterium DNA window includes the following coding sequences:
- a CDS encoding VWA domain-containing protein, translated as MRFEYSQFMPGPSNHKMKFDDLMKIFNQLLLLTDGDVSKALSYMTQIDRQYHIFNEDMDFQKFYDRLVQEGYIEESQDGSAPVLSPKGERKIRQDSLDEIFSSLKKSPGGMHETNHTGEGVERLSETKPYQYGDPPSNIDFMATMNNAMKRKRGEDIELREDDFEVYETEHKSTCATVLAIDISHSMILYGEDRITPAKKVALALTELILTRYPKDSLDVITFGDEAAQIDLEDIPYIHVGPYHTNTKEALQLARQILRKRRNQNKQVFMITDGKPSCIREEGKLYKNSFGLDRKIVNQTLNEAAQCKKDNIVISTFMIADDPYLTRFVDTLTKTNKGRAFYAGLNELGQYIFVDYIKNRKKNVR; from the coding sequence ATGCGGTTTGAATATTCACAATTTATGCCGGGACCGTCGAATCACAAAATGAAGTTCGACGATCTGATGAAAATCTTTAATCAGCTCTTACTGCTAACGGACGGTGACGTAAGCAAAGCTCTGAGCTATATGACGCAGATCGATCGTCAGTATCATATCTTTAACGAAGATATGGATTTTCAGAAATTTTATGATCGTCTTGTCCAGGAAGGGTATATCGAAGAATCCCAAGATGGCAGCGCTCCCGTCCTTTCGCCTAAAGGTGAACGGAAAATCCGACAGGATTCTCTGGACGAGATTTTTTCATCTCTCAAAAAATCGCCCGGCGGCATGCATGAAACGAATCACACGGGCGAAGGCGTTGAACGCTTGAGCGAAACCAAACCTTATCAGTACGGCGATCCCCCGTCCAATATTGATTTTATGGCAACGATGAACAATGCCATGAAACGAAAACGCGGAGAGGACATCGAACTTCGTGAAGATGATTTTGAAGTGTATGAAACCGAACACAAATCTACCTGCGCTACGGTATTGGCCATTGATATCAGTCACAGCATGATTTTATACGGTGAAGACCGCATCACTCCGGCCAAAAAAGTGGCTTTGGCGTTGACGGAACTTATACTCACGCGTTATCCCAAAGACAGTCTAGATGTGATTACGTTTGGCGATGAAGCAGCACAGATTGATCTCGAAGACATTCCCTATATTCATGTCGGCCCTTATCACACCAATACCAAAGAAGCGCTCCAGTTGGCAAGGCAAATCCTGCGAAAGCGACGCAATCAAAACAAGCAGGTTTTTATGATTACCGACGGGAAACCGTCATGTATTCGCGAAGAAGGTAAACTGTATAAAAATTCGTTTGGTTTGGATCGCAAAATCGTCAATCAAACGCTCAACGAAGCGGCACAATGCAAAAAAGATAATATCGTGATTTCGACATTTATGATCGCCGATGATCCTTACCTGACACGCTTTGTAGATACACTCACCAAAACCAACAAAGGCCGTGCGTTTTATGCAGGCCTCAACGAACTCGGGCAATACATATTCGTGGACTACATCAAAAACCGAAAAAAGAATGTTCGATAG
- a CDS encoding DUF4384 domain-containing protein produces MYYLLIALVLLTKAVLAGDAPDWVIQPGKSAAFPASAYIVGYGSASAQNPDAQKIAEDNARAALSGSIVTDLRSTVISRLEEQGKNSAEYFSSVTQSSTGLQLLGISIETYKDKKLVHVLAYAKRTELSATYNKKREALISNIAAIITQAKAAEESKKIEDAAALYLSLFPMYEALRETEIVLTVVHRESQVFQPDKAIPSRTEIAQTIDRLLAQSITSVEDAARAVAYQVSKQISGTTGSFLVSPMTYQDSKMSSPFARYFQQALETQFQKYAVWEVARQARGFQPKSSQITRDLVIASGAGCIFEGNYWEQGDRIKLIGRLRDVQNGRIMAAVEVTLDIAHIQKTGLSIKPENMLKALADQKAFAEEEVISSDIQLDVWTNKGTENLLFAEGEIMKIYVRTNRAAHIRILYNFADGSRTLLYDDHYIDEAKANQVVEIPGEFECTGPFGAEMMVVVASVGKLPEVKTYSVDGIAYLDEKDAKKAAYGTRGFKKKDPASSTSPQQTEKKLTITTIAK; encoded by the coding sequence ATGTATTATTTGTTGATCGCACTGGTTTTGTTAACAAAAGCTGTTTTGGCCGGGGATGCGCCGGATTGGGTTATTCAACCCGGAAAATCAGCCGCATTTCCTGCATCTGCTTATATAGTAGGATACGGCTCCGCTTCTGCCCAAAACCCGGACGCACAAAAAATTGCGGAAGATAATGCACGAGCGGCCTTATCCGGTTCGATCGTAACCGATCTGCGCAGTACGGTAATTTCGAGGCTTGAAGAGCAAGGGAAAAATTCGGCGGAATATTTCAGTTCGGTTACCCAGTCTTCTACCGGATTACAATTGTTGGGCATTTCGATAGAAACATATAAAGATAAAAAACTGGTTCATGTGTTGGCGTATGCCAAACGAACCGAACTTAGCGCCACGTACAACAAAAAACGTGAGGCGTTAATTTCGAATATCGCTGCGATCATTACACAAGCCAAGGCCGCAGAAGAATCAAAAAAAATAGAAGATGCTGCCGCACTTTATTTGAGTTTATTCCCGATGTATGAAGCATTGCGTGAAACGGAGATCGTATTGACAGTGGTGCATCGCGAAAGCCAAGTTTTTCAACCGGATAAAGCAATCCCGTCCCGTACAGAGATAGCCCAAACCATAGATCGCCTTCTAGCGCAAAGCATTACATCCGTCGAAGATGCGGCACGAGCCGTTGCTTATCAGGTATCCAAACAAATATCCGGCACGACCGGATCGTTTTTGGTGTCACCGATGACGTATCAAGATTCGAAAATGAGTAGTCCCTTCGCACGTTATTTTCAACAAGCACTGGAGACGCAATTTCAAAAATATGCGGTATGGGAAGTTGCACGGCAGGCACGCGGATTTCAACCCAAATCATCTCAGATTACCCGTGATCTTGTCATTGCATCCGGCGCGGGATGTATTTTTGAGGGCAATTATTGGGAGCAAGGCGATCGCATCAAACTAATTGGTCGTTTGCGCGATGTTCAAAACGGGCGCATCATGGCCGCCGTAGAAGTAACGCTGGATATTGCGCATATTCAGAAAACCGGTCTTTCGATCAAACCGGAAAATATGCTTAAGGCCTTAGCTGACCAAAAGGCTTTTGCTGAAGAAGAAGTGATCAGTTCGGATATCCAGTTGGATGTGTGGACCAACAAAGGCACGGAAAACCTTCTTTTTGCTGAAGGTGAAATCATGAAGATCTACGTGCGAACCAATCGCGCTGCGCACATACGCATTTTGTATAATTTTGCTGACGGTTCACGAACACTTTTATATGATGATCATTATATAGATGAAGCTAAGGCCAATCAGGTCGTTGAAATACCCGGTGAATTTGAATGTACGGGACCTTTTGGTGCTGAAATGATGGTCGTCGTTGCCAGCGTAGGAAAACTACCGGAAGTGAAGACGTACAGTGTGGATGGTATCGCGTATCTGGATGAAAAAGATGCCAAAAAAGCGGCATATGGTACACGCGGCTTCAAAAAGAAAGATCCGGCATCTTCCACTAGTCCTCAACAAACCGAAAAAAAACTGACCATCACTACTATCGCAAAATAA